In one Lysobacter alkalisoli genomic region, the following are encoded:
- a CDS encoding DUF3011 domain-containing protein codes for MKRALATVAVMMVAGCIYDPMYGGGAGYPGSGHPYPGGGYPSYPGGYPGSGYDRTFRCESSDNRTRRCRVDTSGGVRLVRRLSDSPCIQGRTWGVDRDGVWVTNGCRGEFVAGYGGDRPGYGQGSGLVRCESNDNRVRRCAANTRGGVQLVRQLSSKPCTQDRTWGHDRDSIWVSNGCRAEFATGRGSGGGHRPDPGHSQTVRCESRDDRQRRCNVQVRNEVVLIRQLSRSACIRGTSWGWDRSGIWVSGGCRGEFSVR; via the coding sequence ATGAAGCGTGCCCTTGCCACCGTGGCCGTGATGATGGTCGCCGGTTGCATCTACGACCCGATGTATGGCGGCGGTGCCGGCTATCCCGGCAGCGGCCATCCCTATCCCGGGGGTGGTTATCCATCTTATCCGGGGGGCTATCCCGGCAGTGGCTACGACCGCACTTTCCGTTGCGAATCGAGCGACAACCGTACCCGCCGCTGCAGGGTCGATACGTCCGGTGGCGTGCGCCTTGTACGCCGGCTTTCAGACTCCCCATGCATCCAGGGGCGTACCTGGGGCGTCGATCGCGATGGCGTCTGGGTGACCAATGGCTGTCGGGGCGAGTTCGTGGCCGGCTACGGTGGCGATCGGCCGGGCTACGGTCAGGGCTCCGGACTGGTGCGCTGCGAGTCGAACGACAACCGCGTCCGGCGTTGCGCGGCCAATACCCGGGGCGGCGTACAGCTGGTCCGCCAGCTGTCGTCCAAACCCTGCACCCAGGATCGGACCTGGGGTCATGATCGGGACTCGATCTGGGTTTCCAACGGATGCCGCGCGGAGTTCGCCACCGGTCGAGGCAGTGGCGGTGGGCATCGTCCCGACCCCGGTCACTCGCAGACCGTCCGCTGTGAATCCAGGGACGACCGCCAGCGCCGCTGCAATGTGCAGGTACGCAACGAGGTGGTCCTGATCCGCCAGTTGTCGCGTTCGGCCTGCATCCGCGGCACCAGCTGGGGCTGGGACCGCAGCGGGATCTGGGTCAGCGGCGGTTGTCGCGGGGAATTCAGCGTCCGCTGA
- the zipA gene encoding cell division protein ZipA yields MSEVWLLRIGILVAGLILIAAIYFFGRPGRPGQGTRRPREPRDDSGRREPTFSESLAAGGEDGRDDAGGESVSQGALFAEEGASGGSELGRRTSEEFDKIVTLYLAARAGQKLHGPDIVVAAEKAGLVYGYMGVFHRLVEHHPERGPMFSVANIMKPGNFDMADIQSLETPAIAFFLTLPAPVAALDAWEAMLPTAQRMAELLDGVVLDEQRNALGRQRIAHIRDELRAYDRQREAPPLSKPGRW; encoded by the coding sequence ATGTCTGAAGTCTGGCTGTTGCGTATCGGCATACTCGTCGCCGGCCTGATCCTGATCGCGGCGATCTATTTCTTTGGCCGCCCGGGCAGGCCGGGGCAGGGCACCCGCCGCCCGCGCGAGCCGCGCGACGATTCAGGTCGTCGCGAACCGACGTTCAGCGAATCGCTGGCCGCCGGCGGAGAAGACGGTCGCGACGACGCGGGCGGGGAGTCCGTCAGCCAGGGCGCCCTGTTCGCCGAGGAGGGCGCTTCGGGCGGCAGCGAACTGGGGCGTCGCACCAGCGAGGAGTTCGACAAGATCGTCACCCTCTATCTTGCCGCCCGTGCCGGGCAGAAGCTTCATGGTCCCGACATCGTCGTCGCGGCGGAGAAGGCCGGCCTGGTCTACGGTTACATGGGCGTGTTCCATCGTCTGGTCGAACATCATCCCGAGCGCGGGCCGATGTTCAGCGTCGCCAACATCATGAAGCCCGGCAACTTCGACATGGCCGACATCCAGTCGCTGGAAACACCGGCGATCGCCTTTTTCCTGACCCTGCCAGCGCCGGTGGCGGCGCTCGATGCATGGGAAGCGATGCTGCCGACCGCCCAGCGCATGGCCGAGTTGCTCGATGGCGTGGTGCTCGACGAACAGCGCAATGCGCTCGGCCGCCAGCGCATCGCCCACATCCGCGACGAACTGCGCGCCTACGACCGCCAGCGCGAAGCGCCGCCGCTGAGCAAGCCTGGACGGTGGTGA
- the epmA gene encoding EF-P lysine aminoacylase EpmA: MSWQPSASFDALRLRAKLNALIRAFFAERDVVEVETPVMSLAGNTDPNIASFSLEFSGRTDGAPRTRWLRTSPEFPLKRLVAAGFGDCYELGRVFRDGEAGGRHNPEFTMLEWYRTGWDHRRLLTETAELVQAALFLVGRGAEFEQIGYHELYRQRLGIDPSSSSIEMLRDALGDAHIDPEGLTRDDWLDLLMTHRLQPAFPVDQLLAVVDYPASQCALARVREDDPPVAERFELYLGPLELANGYHELADAGEQRRRFERDQAVRGQREQTAPPIDGHLLAALGSGFPDCAGVALGVDRLLMAMLATDRIADVLAFAFPRA; the protein is encoded by the coding sequence ATGAGCTGGCAGCCGTCGGCCTCGTTCGATGCCCTGCGCCTGCGCGCGAAACTCAACGCATTGATCCGTGCGTTCTTCGCCGAGCGCGACGTCGTCGAGGTCGAAACGCCAGTGATGTCACTGGCCGGTAACACCGATCCGAACATCGCGTCGTTCTCGTTGGAGTTCAGTGGCCGTACCGACGGTGCGCCACGCACGCGCTGGCTGCGCACTTCGCCGGAGTTCCCGCTCAAGCGCCTGGTCGCGGCCGGCTTCGGCGACTGCTACGAGCTGGGCCGGGTGTTCCGCGATGGCGAGGCCGGAGGCCGCCACAACCCCGAGTTCACGATGCTCGAGTGGTACCGCACAGGCTGGGATCATCGCCGGTTGTTGACCGAGACCGCCGAGCTGGTGCAGGCGGCTCTGTTCCTGGTCGGCCGCGGCGCGGAGTTTGAGCAGATCGGCTACCACGAACTGTACCGACAGCGTCTGGGTATCGACCCCTCCTCCTCCAGCATCGAGATGCTGCGCGATGCCCTCGGCGATGCGCACATCGACCCCGAAGGCCTGACACGTGATGACTGGCTGGACCTGCTGATGACCCATCGCCTGCAGCCGGCATTCCCGGTCGACCAGTTGCTGGCCGTCGTGGACTATCCGGCTTCGCAATGCGCGCTGGCGCGGGTGCGTGAGGATGACCCACCCGTAGCCGAACGCTTCGAGCTGTACCTGGGGCCACTGGAACTGGCCAATGGTTACCACGAACTCGCCGATGCAGGTGAGCAAAGGCGCCGTTTCGAGCGGGACCAGGCGGTGCGCGGGCAGCGCGAACAGACAGCTCCTCCGATCGACGGACACCTGCTGGCCGCGCTGGGGTCCGGCTTTCCGGACTGTGCAGGCGTCGCCCTGGGCGTGGACCGGCTGCTGATGGCCATGCTGGCCACCGACCGGATTGCCGATGTGCTGGCGTTTGCGTTTCCGCGGGCTTGA
- the ligA gene encoding NAD-dependent DNA ligase LigA encodes MSDMTNPEQRIAELRRRIEDANYRYHVLDDPAIPDAEYDVLMRELEALEDAHPELASPDSPTQRVGHAASSAFAEVRHAIPMLSLGNAFSDEEVADFVRRIDERIGREAPVFSVEPKLDGLAISLRYEHGRLKQGATRGDGATGEDVTANLRTVKAIPLALRGEGWPDVLEVRGEVYMPLAGFKAWNERAMKNADKGKGDKVLANPRNGAAGSLRQLDPRITARRPLAFYAYGVGAVEGGELPDTHSATLARLREWGFPVSSQSTVVTGLDGLLGYYRRMGEARNSLPYDIDGVVYKLDDYAGQREMGFVSRAPRWAIAHKFPAQEQSTVLEGIDIQIGRTGAATPVARLQPVQVAGVVVTNATLHNADQIARLDVRLGDTVIVRRAGDVIPEVVRVVPGMRAPDVQPWAMPECCPVCGSELVRDEGGVVYRCSGGLTCAAQRKEALRHFASRRAMDIEGLGERYIEELSDLGYIDSIADLYKLTLNDLLEMKRRADERDGTTPETVKGGKIATRWADNLLEAIDHSRETTLERFLFALGIQHVGESTAKALAAWFGDLQLIRRLPWPLFKRVPDIGGEVARSIGHFFDQPGNQKVIDELLERGVRISDTHPPDAKLRGGLDLATVLADLEIPKVTALRAGQLAAAFASADAVLDAPEHAFVTAGLPADSARALVEWLADDAHARLLSACGEALTELDRLVPEAAETVAGPLDGQTVVLTGTLSAMTRDEAKSRLEALGAKASGSVSKKTSFVVAGEAAGSKLAKAEQLGVEVWDEAKLLAFLAGHE; translated from the coding sequence ATGTCAGACATGACGAACCCAGAACAACGCATCGCCGAACTGCGTCGCCGGATCGAGGACGCCAACTACCGTTACCACGTGCTCGACGATCCGGCGATCCCGGATGCCGAGTACGACGTGCTGATGCGCGAGCTGGAGGCACTGGAAGACGCGCATCCCGAACTGGCCAGTCCGGATTCACCGACCCAGCGGGTAGGACACGCGGCTTCGTCCGCGTTCGCCGAGGTGCGCCACGCGATCCCGATGCTGTCGCTGGGCAATGCGTTCAGCGACGAGGAGGTGGCCGACTTCGTCCGCCGCATCGACGAGCGTATCGGCCGCGAGGCACCGGTGTTCTCGGTCGAGCCCAAGCTCGACGGCCTGGCGATCAGCCTGCGCTACGAGCATGGCCGCCTCAAGCAGGGAGCGACCCGTGGCGATGGCGCGACCGGCGAGGATGTCACCGCCAACCTGCGCACGGTCAAGGCGATTCCGTTGGCGCTGCGCGGCGAGGGCTGGCCGGACGTGCTGGAGGTCCGCGGCGAGGTCTACATGCCGCTGGCCGGATTCAAGGCCTGGAACGAGCGCGCCATGAAGAACGCCGACAAGGGCAAGGGCGACAAGGTGCTGGCCAATCCGCGCAATGGTGCCGCCGGCTCGTTGCGCCAGCTCGATCCACGCATCACAGCGCGCCGGCCGCTGGCGTTCTACGCCTATGGCGTCGGTGCGGTCGAGGGCGGCGAACTGCCCGACACCCATTCCGCCACCCTGGCGCGTCTGCGCGAGTGGGGCTTCCCGGTAAGCAGCCAGAGCACGGTGGTGACCGGCCTCGATGGCCTGCTCGGGTACTACCGCCGCATGGGCGAGGCACGCAACTCGTTGCCGTACGACATCGACGGCGTGGTCTACAAGCTCGATGACTACGCCGGCCAGCGCGAGATGGGCTTCGTTTCGCGCGCACCACGCTGGGCGATCGCGCACAAGTTCCCGGCGCAGGAGCAGTCCACGGTGCTGGAAGGCATCGACATCCAGATTGGCCGCACCGGCGCCGCCACCCCGGTCGCGCGCCTGCAACCGGTGCAGGTGGCCGGCGTGGTGGTGACCAACGCGACCCTGCACAACGCCGACCAGATCGCGCGGCTGGACGTGCGCCTCGGCGACACCGTGATCGTCCGCCGAGCTGGCGACGTGATCCCGGAGGTGGTGCGGGTAGTGCCCGGCATGCGCGCGCCCGATGTGCAACCGTGGGCGATGCCGGAATGCTGCCCGGTGTGCGGGTCGGAACTGGTCCGCGACGAGGGTGGGGTGGTGTACCGCTGCTCCGGTGGCCTGACCTGCGCGGCCCAGCGCAAGGAGGCGTTGCGCCATTTCGCTTCGCGCCGGGCGATGGACATCGAGGGGCTTGGCGAGCGTTATATCGAGGAGTTGTCGGACCTGGGCTATATCGACAGCATCGCCGATCTATACAAATTGACGCTCAACGACCTGCTGGAAATGAAGCGCCGCGCCGACGAGCGCGACGGCACCACCCCCGAGACGGTCAAAGGCGGCAAGATTGCGACCCGATGGGCCGACAACCTGCTCGAGGCGATCGACCACAGCCGCGAAACCACCCTGGAGCGTTTCCTGTTCGCACTCGGCATCCAGCATGTCGGCGAGAGCACGGCCAAGGCGTTGGCCGCGTGGTTCGGCGACCTGCAGTTGATCCGCCGGCTGCCGTGGCCGCTGTTCAAGCGCGTGCCGGACATCGGCGGCGAGGTTGCGCGCAGCATCGGTCATTTCTTCGATCAGCCCGGCAACCAGAAGGTCATCGACGAGCTGCTCGAGCGCGGCGTGCGCATCTCGGACACCCATCCGCCGGACGCGAAACTGCGCGGCGGCCTCGATCTTGCGACCGTGCTGGCCGACCTCGAGATCCCCAAGGTCACTGCCTTGCGCGCCGGGCAGCTGGCCGCGGCGTTCGCCAGCGCGGACGCCGTGCTCGATGCGCCGGAGCATGCCTTCGTCACCGCCGGCCTGCCGGCCGATTCGGCGCGCGCGCTGGTGGAATGGCTGGCCGACGATGCGCATGCGCGGTTGCTGTCGGCATGTGGCGAAGCATTGACCGAACTCGATCGGCTTGTTCCCGAAGCGGCCGAAACCGTCGCTGGCCCGCTCGACGGCCAGACCGTGGTGCTCACCGGCACGCTGTCGGCGATGACCCGCGACGAGGCCAAGTCCAGGCTGGAGGCGCTCGGCGCCAAGGCCTCCGGAAGCGTGTCGAAGAAGACCAGTTTCGTCGTCGCCGGCGAAGCGGCCGGCTCCAAGCTGGCCAAGGCCGAACAACTCGGCGTCGAAGTCTGGGACGAGGCGAAGCTGCTGGCATTCCTGGCAGGGCATGAATGA